In Thermoanaerobaculia bacterium, the genomic stretch GCAGCAGCTCCCGCAGCGCACCAGTCGGCGGTACTTCGTCTGCGGTTTCGCGGCCTTCTGCGGGCGGCCGGGCCGGCCGGGTCCTTCGGGAGGGGCGGGAGGGGCGGGAGGCGCGGGGCGCCCGGGGCGTTTGGGACGGTCGGCTGGCGGTGCGGGGGAATCGGACATGGGCGCTCGCAGGGAGAGTCTAACCGCGAGCGTGCGATATCGTTCACCGGCAGCTTGCAAGTCCGCCGCTTCGGGAAGGGAGCCCACCCCATGCAAGACAGTTTCGGTAGCCACGGTACCCTCGCAGTCGGGGGAGAGAGCCTGAAAATCGCCCGCCTCGCCGCCCTCGAAAAGCGCGGCTACGACCTTTCCCGCCTGCCCTACGCGCTCAAGATCCTGCTCGAAAACCTCCTGCGGCGCGAGGACGGCAAGGTCGTCTCGGCCGACGAGATCGACTTTCTCTGCGGCTGGGATCCGGCGGCCGCGCCGTCGCGCGAGATCGCCTTCATGCCCGGGCGCGTCCTGCTCCAGGATTTCACCGGCGTCCCCGCTGTGGTGGACTTGGCCGCGATGCGCGATGCAATGGCGGCGATGGGTGGTGATCCCAATCGCATCAACCCGCTGCAGCCGGTCGAGCTGGTTATCGACCACTCGGTGCAGGTGGACGAGTACGGCAGCGAGGCGGCGCTCCTCCTCAACAGCCGGAAGGAGTTCGAGCGCAACCACGAGCGTTACCTCTTCCTGCGCTGGGGGCAGAAGGCGTTCCGCAATTTCCGCGTCGTGCCGCCGGCGACCGGCATCGTGCATCAGGTGAATCTCGAGTACCTGGCGCGGGTCGTCATGCAGGAGGATGGCTGGGCGTACCCCGACACCCTCGTCGGCACCGACTCGCACACGACGATGATCAACGGCCTGGGGGTGCTGGGCTGGGGCGTCGGCGGTATCGAGGCCGAGGCGGCGATGCTCGGCCAGCCGGTCTCGATGCTGATTCCCCAGGTCGTCGGCTTCCGTCTCACCGGGCGGCTGCCGGAGGGGGCGACCGCGACCGACCTCGTGCTCACGGTGACCCAGATGCTGCGCAAGAAGGGGGTCGTCGGCAAGTTCGTCGAGTTCTTCGGCCCCGGCCTCGAGAATCTCCGGCTCGCCGACCGCGCGACGATCGCCAACATGGCTCCCGAGTACGGCGCGACCTGCGGCCTGTTCCCCGTCGACGCCGTGGCGATCGACTATCTGCGCTTCAGCGGCCGCTCGGAGGCCGCCGTGGCGCTCGCCGAGGCCTACATGAAGGAACAGGGCCTCTTCCATACCGCCGCGACGCCGGAAGCGGTCTACACCGACACCCTGGCGCTCGACCTCGGCACGGTCGAGCCCTCGCTCGCCGGGCCCCGGCGCCCGCAGGACCGCGTGGCGCTGCGCGATGTCAAGCCGAGCTTCCTCAAGGAGCTGCCGTCGCTCATGTCCGGCCGGGCGGTGGCGAAGACAGCGCGCGCCGAGACCGTCGGCCGGTGGGAGGGCGAAGGCGGCAATCCGGATCCCGCCGCGCTCGCCGAAGAGGCTCCCGCCGAGATCGAGACCACCTGGAACGGCGAGGTCTGCCGGTTGCGTCACGGCTCGGTGGTCATCGCGGCGATCACCTCCTGCACCAACACCTCGAACCCTTCGGTGATGCTCGCCGCGGGCCTCGTGGCGAAGAAGGCGGTCGAGAAGGGGCTGCGGACCCGGCCGTGGGTGAAGTCGAGTCTCGCGCCCGGCTCCAAGGTGGTCACCGACTACCTGCGCGAGGCCGGCCTCGACGTCTATCTCGACACCCTCAAGTTCAACACCGTCGGCTACGGTTGCACGACCTGCATCGGCAACAGCGGCCCGCTGCCGCCGCCGATCGTCGAGGTGATCCAGGAGCACGATCTGGTCGCCGTCGCTGTGCTGTCGGGCAATCGGAACTTCGAGGGCCGGAT encodes the following:
- the acnA gene encoding aconitate hydratase AcnA; translation: MQDSFGSHGTLAVGGESLKIARLAALEKRGYDLSRLPYALKILLENLLRREDGKVVSADEIDFLCGWDPAAAPSREIAFMPGRVLLQDFTGVPAVVDLAAMRDAMAAMGGDPNRINPLQPVELVIDHSVQVDEYGSEAALLLNSRKEFERNHERYLFLRWGQKAFRNFRVVPPATGIVHQVNLEYLARVVMQEDGWAYPDTLVGTDSHTTMINGLGVLGWGVGGIEAEAAMLGQPVSMLIPQVVGFRLTGRLPEGATATDLVLTVTQMLRKKGVVGKFVEFFGPGLENLRLADRATIANMAPEYGATCGLFPVDAVAIDYLRFSGRSEAAVALAEAYMKEQGLFHTAATPEAVYTDTLALDLGTVEPSLAGPRRPQDRVALRDVKPSFLKELPSLMSGRAVAKTARAETVGRWEGEGGNPDPAALAEEAPAEIETTWNGEVCRLRHGSVVIAAITSCTNTSNPSVMLAAGLVAKKAVEKGLRTRPWVKSSLAPGSKVVTDYLREAGLDVYLDTLKFNTVGYGCTTCIGNSGPLPPPIVEVIQEHDLVAVAVLSGNRNFEGRISPDVRANYLASPPLVVAYALAGRIDIDLATEPLGTGSDGQPVYLRDVWPSQAEIEQAVATAVKSEMFVHQYADVFAGDEAWSTLAVPEGETFAWQGDSTYVRKPPYFEGMTLDPAPVTDISGARCLAVLGDSITTDHISPAGSIKKDSPAGRYLEEHGCGPADFNSYGSRRGNHEVMVRGTFANVRIRNRMTPDIEGGATVHLPEATPMSIYDAAARYASEGVPLVVLAGKEYGSGSSRDWAAKGPALQGVRAVIAESYERIHRSNLIGMGIVPLEFPAGESAASLGLTGFETFAIRGLQAALASGFTVGLEVEVEALRPATPAAPGTPETLVPSAIHFAARVRLDTPQEVEYYRHGGILQYVLRQLLAT